A stretch of the Arthrobacter stackebrandtii genome encodes the following:
- a CDS encoding 3-deoxy-7-phosphoheptulonate synthase, which translates to MSITAAVDNAATENTAAAHAKPTANLRISQFTELPSPAQLAQKLPLDATSSNVVERGRDQVRAIMDGLDDRLLVVVGPCSIHDPEAGLEYARRLAETAKAHEEDLLIVMRAYFEKPRTTVGWKGLINDPNLDGSHDVAKGLEMARQFLLAVSQLGMPTGTEFLEPISPQYTADLISWGAIGARTTESQIHRQLSSGLSMPIGFKNGTDGDLQVALDACNAASAPQSFLGIDGEGRASLVATAGNQDTHVILRGGRKGPNYRAADVADASAKAAAGSVNPRLIVDASHANSGKSHHRQAEVALEIGAQLEAGDASAHTIAGVMLESFLVGGAQNLDVDQVAAGQAALVYGQSVTDACMDWDVTADVLANLARSSRARRTASH; encoded by the coding sequence ATGAGCATCACAGCAGCCGTCGACAACGCAGCCACCGAAAACACCGCCGCGGCACACGCAAAGCCCACGGCCAACCTGCGCATCAGCCAGTTCACCGAGCTCCCGTCACCTGCCCAGCTGGCGCAAAAGCTGCCGCTGGACGCAACGAGCAGCAACGTCGTCGAACGCGGCCGCGACCAGGTCCGTGCCATCATGGACGGCCTCGACGACAGGCTCCTGGTGGTGGTGGGGCCGTGCTCCATCCACGATCCCGAAGCCGGGCTGGAGTACGCCCGACGGCTGGCCGAAACCGCCAAGGCGCACGAGGAGGACCTGCTCATTGTCATGCGGGCATACTTCGAAAAGCCGCGCACCACGGTGGGCTGGAAGGGCCTGATCAACGACCCCAACCTCGACGGCAGCCACGACGTTGCCAAGGGCCTGGAAATGGCGCGGCAGTTCCTGCTGGCGGTGTCCCAGCTCGGCATGCCCACCGGCACCGAATTCCTGGAGCCGATCAGCCCCCAGTACACGGCCGACCTGATCTCCTGGGGCGCCATCGGGGCCCGCACCACGGAAAGCCAGATCCACCGCCAGCTCAGCTCCGGCCTGTCGATGCCGATCGGCTTCAAGAACGGCACCGACGGGGACCTCCAGGTGGCGCTCGACGCCTGCAACGCCGCGAGTGCACCGCAGTCGTTCCTCGGGATTGACGGCGAAGGCCGCGCCTCGCTGGTTGCCACGGCCGGAAACCAGGACACCCACGTGATCCTGCGCGGTGGCCGCAAGGGCCCGAACTACAGGGCCGCCGACGTCGCGGACGCCTCCGCGAAGGCCGCCGCCGGCAGTGTCAACCCTCGCCTGATCGTGGACGCCAGCCACGCGAACTCCGGCAAGAGCCACCACCGCCAGGCCGAGGTCGCCCTGGAAATCGGCGCGCAGCTCGAAGCCGGCGACGCCTCTGCACACACCATCGCCGGCGTGATGCTGGAAAGCTTCCTGGTGGGCGGCGCCCAGAACCTGGACGTGGACCAGGTCGCCGCCGGCCAGGCAGCACTGGTGTACGGCCAGTCCGTCACGGACGCCTGCATGGACTGGGACGTCACGGCTGATGTGCTGGCCAACCTGGCCCGCAGCTCGCGCGCCCGCCGGACCGCGTCACACTAG
- a CDS encoding acetylxylan esterase — protein sequence MPLFDLPPAQLRSYESDLTEPADFDAFWDATIAEARAFPLAATFMPVENMLTVIDSFDVTFAGFGGDPVKGWLHLPANRARGEKLPVVVQYIGYSGGRGLVQQDTGWAQAGYAHFIMDTRGQGYGGLLGDTPDPHASAGGTAHPGLMTRGIDSREDYYYRRAYVDSFRAIEAAQAHPEIDPGRVIVSGISQGGGLTIAASGLAAGRLDGVIAVMPDVPFLQDFPRSIDIAGRGPYPEIATYLKRRRHDYDAALEVLNYFDGVHLARRCTAPALYSAAGQDDICPPSTVYGSFNAYGSAAPVQPGKDIEYYRFNNHEGGQEHQWIRQLRYVADLLAG from the coding sequence ATGCCCCTTTTTGACCTGCCCCCGGCACAGCTTCGCAGCTACGAATCTGACCTCACGGAGCCTGCAGACTTTGACGCCTTTTGGGACGCCACGATCGCGGAGGCCCGTGCATTCCCCCTCGCCGCCACGTTCATGCCGGTCGAGAACATGCTGACCGTCATCGACAGCTTCGATGTCACGTTCGCCGGATTCGGAGGCGACCCGGTCAAGGGCTGGCTGCACCTGCCCGCCAACCGCGCCCGCGGTGAGAAGCTGCCCGTGGTGGTCCAATACATCGGTTACTCCGGCGGACGCGGCCTGGTCCAGCAAGACACCGGCTGGGCCCAGGCCGGTTACGCCCACTTCATCATGGACACCCGCGGCCAGGGCTACGGCGGCCTGCTCGGCGACACCCCGGACCCGCACGCGTCCGCCGGCGGCACTGCCCATCCGGGGCTGATGACCCGCGGCATCGACAGCCGCGAGGACTACTACTACCGCCGCGCCTACGTGGACTCGTTCCGCGCCATCGAGGCCGCGCAGGCCCACCCGGAAATCGACCCCGGAAGGGTCATCGTCAGCGGCATCAGCCAGGGCGGCGGCCTGACCATCGCCGCCTCCGGCCTTGCCGCGGGCCGGCTCGACGGCGTCATTGCCGTCATGCCCGACGTCCCCTTCCTGCAGGACTTCCCCCGCTCCATCGACATTGCGGGCCGCGGCCCCTACCCGGAAATCGCCACCTACCTCAAGCGCCGCCGCCACGACTATGACGCCGCCCTTGAGGTGCTGAACTATTTCGACGGCGTCCACCTCGCCCGCCGCTGCACCGCCCCGGCGCTCTACTCGGCCGCCGGCCAGGACGACATCTGCCCGCCGTCCACCGTTTACGGCTCCTTCAACGCCTACGGCTCCGCCGCACCCGTGCAGCCGGGCAAGGACATTGAGTACTACCGCTTCAACAACCATGAGGGCGGGCAGGAGCACCAGTGGATCCGGCAGCTGCGTTACGTGGCCGATTTGCTCGCCGGATAA
- a CDS encoding carbohydrate ABC transporter permease, which translates to MTNLQTVSKDASVSNAVPEAPRKKRRVRESRGTLAFSRKARSRAFIKHVLLIISGSVMIYPLLWMVVSSLRPDDLIFKDPGLWLNTLDLSNYTNGWNALTHPFGHYMINSAIVVIGCILGNLISCSMAAYAFARLKFTASTLLFGVMLLTIMLPFHVVIVPQYVLFSQIGWVNTFWPLIVPKLLATDAFFVFLMVQFIRGIPKDLDEAARIDGAGHPRIFLRVILPLMVPALATTTIFTFIWTWNDFFGALIYLTDPDMFTVPVALRAFVDSQAGTSWGSLFAMSIVSLLPVFLIFLFGQRYLIKGIATTGIK; encoded by the coding sequence ATGACTAACCTGCAAACCGTCTCCAAGGACGCCTCAGTGTCCAATGCTGTGCCAGAGGCTCCGCGCAAGAAGCGGCGTGTCCGCGAATCCAGGGGCACCCTGGCCTTCAGCCGGAAGGCGCGCAGCCGCGCCTTCATCAAGCATGTCCTGCTGATCATCAGCGGTTCGGTCATGATCTATCCGCTCCTCTGGATGGTGGTCTCATCACTGCGGCCGGACGACCTCATCTTCAAGGACCCCGGGTTGTGGCTCAACACCCTGGACCTGAGCAACTACACCAACGGCTGGAATGCGCTGACGCACCCCTTCGGCCACTACATGATCAACTCCGCGATCGTCGTCATCGGCTGCATCCTGGGAAACCTGATTTCCTGCTCCATGGCCGCCTACGCCTTTGCCCGGTTGAAGTTCACCGCCAGCACACTGCTCTTTGGCGTCATGCTGCTGACCATCATGCTGCCGTTCCACGTGGTGATCGTCCCCCAGTACGTGCTGTTCTCACAGATCGGCTGGGTCAACACCTTCTGGCCGCTGATTGTGCCCAAGCTGCTGGCGACGGATGCGTTCTTCGTGTTCCTGATGGTGCAGTTCATCCGCGGCATCCCCAAGGACCTGGACGAGGCCGCCCGCATTGACGGGGCCGGCCACCCCCGCATCTTCCTGCGGGTGATCCTGCCACTGATGGTCCCTGCCCTGGCCACCACCACGATCTTCACGTTCATCTGGACCTGGAACGACTTCTTCGGCGCCCTGATCTACCTGACGGATCCGGACATGTTCACCGTTCCCGTGGCCCTGCGCGCCTTTGTCGACTCGCAGGCCGGCACGAGCTGGGGTTCCCTCTTCGCAATGTCGATCGTGTCCCTGCTGCCCGTGTTCCTGATCTTCCTGTTCGGCCAGCGCTACCTCATCAAGGGCATCGCCACCACAGGCATCAAGTAG
- a CDS encoding carbohydrate ABC transporter permease produces the protein MSALGELSKIKRRTAPKTAEEKKADRRDNKAAYIFLLPWIIGLAFITVGPMLASLYLSFTDYNLLQSPNWIGLDNFARMLKDTRLHNSLGVTFTYVLVGVPIQLAVALLIALVLDKGIRGLPFYRSVFYLPSLLGGSVAIAILWKQIFGTTGLVNQLLALIGIQGPGWISDPSTALGSIILLHVWTFGAPMIIFLAGLRQIPAMYYEAADVDGASTWQKFIKITIPLLSPIIFFNLVLQIIGAFQSFTQAFIVSGGSGGPSDSTMFFTLYLYQKGFGQFDMGYASAMAWVLLVIIGAFTAINFVASKYWVFYDD, from the coding sequence ATGAGTGCCCTGGGTGAACTTTCCAAGATCAAGCGCCGCACCGCGCCCAAGACCGCGGAAGAGAAGAAGGCCGACCGGCGCGACAACAAGGCGGCGTACATCTTCCTGTTGCCGTGGATCATCGGCCTGGCCTTCATCACCGTGGGCCCGATGCTTGCATCGCTCTACTTGTCCTTTACGGACTACAACCTGCTGCAGTCCCCGAACTGGATCGGGCTGGACAACTTTGCCCGCATGTTGAAGGACACGAGGCTGCACAACTCCCTCGGTGTCACATTCACATATGTCTTGGTGGGTGTCCCCATCCAGCTGGCAGTTGCGCTGCTGATCGCCCTGGTTCTGGACAAGGGCATCCGGGGGCTGCCGTTCTACCGTTCCGTGTTCTACCTGCCCTCTCTGTTGGGCGGCTCCGTCGCCATCGCGATTTTGTGGAAGCAGATCTTCGGCACCACGGGCCTGGTCAACCAGCTGCTGGCGTTGATTGGGATTCAGGGGCCAGGCTGGATCTCCGATCCCAGCACGGCCTTGGGGTCCATCATCCTGCTGCATGTGTGGACGTTTGGCGCCCCAATGATCATCTTCCTGGCCGGGCTGCGCCAGATTCCCGCCATGTACTACGAGGCGGCAGATGTAGACGGCGCGTCAACGTGGCAGAAATTCATCAAGATCACGATCCCGTTGCTGAGCCCCATCATCTTCTTCAACCTGGTGCTGCAGATCATTGGCGCCTTCCAGTCCTTCACCCAGGCGTTCATTGTCTCCGGCGGCAGCGGCGGGCCCTCGGATTCAACCATGTTCTTCACGCTTTACCTCTACCAAAAAGGCTTCGGCCAGTTCGACATGGGCTACGCATCCGCCATGGCATGGGTGCTGCTGGTCATTATCGGGGCCTTCACCGCCATCAACTTCGTCGCGTCTAAGTATTGGGTGTTCTACGATGACTAA
- a CDS encoding ABC transporter substrate-binding protein, which produces MKFQLKRQAVLATSALAAAALVLTGCGASSSPEKEGTAADPVTIRFAWWGNDARAKTTFEVIKAFEAENPGIKVKGESTEFSSYWDKMATQVAGGDTPDVLTMSGSYPSEYSSRGVLLDLDTLKEPIDTSKFAPGTVELGQINDKQYTITAGVNSMSMVLDPAVFEAAGVELPKDDSWTWDDYKEISAKITEGSPTGTFGTTPMANDSFLAVWARQGGEPLYTADGSKLGISDARVADWLQMNLDLQKSGGSPSASQVVEDTSAQPEQTLLGQGKQGMKVSWSNQLNSYSSKDLIIAKLPGESVQGGAWLRSSMEYAISAKSKNTAAAAKFVDFLVNSTEAGELIKSDRGMPANLDVREAVKPLLNENQVKEAAYLDRIAEMKLTPPTPFPAGSSATMEILNRNMTDVLFEKATVDQGAAKFVEEVNLNLTK; this is translated from the coding sequence ATGAAGTTTCAGCTCAAACGGCAGGCCGTCCTTGCAACGTCGGCACTGGCGGCAGCCGCCCTGGTGCTCACAGGATGCGGAGCATCCAGTTCCCCTGAAAAGGAGGGCACGGCAGCCGATCCGGTGACCATCCGCTTTGCCTGGTGGGGCAATGATGCCCGCGCCAAGACGACTTTTGAGGTCATAAAGGCCTTCGAGGCAGAGAACCCGGGCATCAAGGTCAAGGGTGAAAGCACCGAGTTCAGCTCCTACTGGGACAAAATGGCCACGCAGGTTGCCGGCGGCGACACCCCGGACGTCCTGACCATGAGCGGCTCCTATCCCAGCGAATACTCCAGCCGCGGCGTACTTCTGGACCTGGACACGCTCAAGGAGCCCATCGACACCTCCAAGTTCGCCCCCGGCACTGTGGAACTGGGCCAGATCAACGACAAGCAGTACACCATTACCGCTGGCGTGAACTCGATGTCCATGGTCCTGGACCCCGCAGTCTTCGAGGCGGCCGGCGTCGAGCTTCCCAAGGATGACAGCTGGACCTGGGACGACTACAAGGAGATCTCCGCCAAGATCACCGAGGGCTCCCCGACAGGCACCTTTGGCACCACGCCCATGGCCAATGACTCCTTCCTGGCCGTCTGGGCCCGGCAGGGCGGCGAGCCGCTGTACACCGCAGACGGCTCGAAGCTGGGCATCAGCGATGCCCGCGTCGCGGACTGGCTGCAGATGAACCTGGACCTGCAAAAGTCCGGCGGCTCCCCCAGCGCCTCCCAGGTTGTGGAGGACACCTCGGCCCAGCCCGAGCAGACGCTCCTGGGCCAGGGAAAGCAGGGGATGAAGGTCTCCTGGAGCAACCAGCTCAACTCATATTCTTCCAAGGACCTGATCATTGCCAAGCTCCCCGGCGAGTCGGTCCAGGGCGGCGCCTGGCTGCGCTCGTCCATGGAATACGCCATCTCCGCCAAGTCCAAGAACACGGCGGCAGCGGCAAAGTTTGTGGACTTCCTGGTCAACAGCACGGAAGCCGGTGAACTGATCAAGAGCGACCGCGGCATGCCCGCCAACCTCGACGTCCGCGAGGCGGTGAAGCCGCTGCTCAATGAAAACCAGGTCAAGGAAGCCGCCTACCTGGACCGCATTGCGGAAATGAAACTGACCCCGCCCACACCCTTCCCGGCGGGCTCCTCCGCCACCATGGAGATCCTGAACCGCAACATGACGGATGTCCTCTTTGAGAAGGCCACTGTAGACCAGGGCGCCGCGAAATTTGTCGAGGAAGTCAACCTGAACCTCACCAAGTAG
- a CDS encoding acetylxylan esterase — translation MAFPERPSAIPGYEDWPAYVRSRPTADVPPRSRALAGVLGVPAPPDEVSPTVEWEGTHDGVTTTALSWQLGFGPRTRAWLVKPAGTAGPLPAVLALHCHAGDKYTGASRLVEFPPGRTEPGVDSDPRRHDLYGGRALATELAREGFAVLAHDTFSWGSRRFTLEAPPWRTADALAGREAQWREQCRTPGAAEAYNAAAAFHEDTVAKAAGLAGTSLAGTVAHDDLAALGVLASLPGVDPSRLGCLGFSGGGGRALVLAALSPAIRSYSVTAMMTTFDSLFPAYLDAHSWLLQTPGLARLGEWPEFTALPDAARFLVQYALEDDLFPAAGMRAANKMLDDLHPSGRYTGTFWPGGHEFTIPMQEEAFAFLRDALAPASATPATTKRTA, via the coding sequence GTGGCATTCCCCGAACGGCCCAGCGCCATCCCCGGCTATGAGGACTGGCCCGCCTATGTCCGGTCCCGCCCGACGGCGGACGTCCCGCCCCGCTCGCGGGCGCTGGCCGGCGTGCTTGGCGTGCCAGCTCCCCCGGATGAGGTGTCCCCCACCGTTGAGTGGGAAGGGACGCACGACGGCGTCACCACCACCGCGCTCAGCTGGCAGTTGGGCTTTGGGCCGCGCACGCGGGCATGGCTGGTGAAGCCCGCCGGCACTGCCGGGCCGCTTCCCGCGGTGCTGGCCCTGCACTGCCACGCCGGCGACAAATACACGGGTGCCAGCCGGCTCGTGGAGTTCCCGCCGGGCCGCACTGAGCCCGGCGTGGACAGCGATCCCCGCCGCCACGATTTGTACGGCGGCCGGGCGCTGGCGACGGAGCTGGCCCGCGAGGGTTTTGCCGTCCTGGCCCATGACACATTTTCATGGGGCAGCCGCCGCTTCACCCTTGAGGCTCCCCCGTGGCGCACGGCCGATGCCCTGGCCGGACGTGAGGCGCAGTGGCGGGAACAGTGCCGCACACCGGGTGCGGCCGAGGCCTACAACGCCGCGGCGGCCTTCCATGAGGACACCGTGGCCAAGGCGGCCGGGCTGGCCGGAACCAGCCTGGCCGGCACGGTGGCCCACGACGACCTGGCCGCACTTGGCGTCCTGGCGTCCCTTCCCGGGGTCGACCCGTCACGGCTGGGCTGCCTCGGATTTTCTGGCGGCGGCGGACGCGCCCTGGTGCTGGCAGCGCTGTCCCCGGCAATTCGCAGCTACTCGGTGACCGCCATGATGACCACGTTTGATTCGCTCTTTCCCGCCTATCTGGACGCCCATTCCTGGCTCCTTCAGACCCCGGGGCTGGCACGCCTGGGCGAATGGCCTGAGTTCACGGCCCTCCCGGATGCCGCCCGCTTTCTGGTCCAGTACGCCCTCGAGGATGATCTGTTTCCGGCCGCCGGCATGCGCGCCGCCAACAAGATGCTGGATGACCTCCACCCCTCCGGCCGCTACACGGGCACCTTCTGGCCCGGGGGCCACGAATTCACCATCCCCATGCAGGAGGAGGCTTTCGCCTTTCTCCGCGATGCCCTTGCGCCCGCATCAGCCACGCCAGCCACCACGAAGAGGACCGCATGA
- a CDS encoding alpha/beta hydrolase: MNLPQAKAPADAARHFTVTGSGVVPEERRQEGNLRHVEAFCPANLAGRPVFMVLPGGGYRHHADHEGRDVAEWLNTLGINAVVLKYSIAGDSPVDVLHPAPLQDARSVLAWLRGGDSGLAVDSSRIGVIGFSAGGHLAATISTGADAGPAAARPDLAVLCYPVVSMVSHTHEGSVAALLGPDAALDRRRALSAEHAVDGATPPTFLWHTADDGAVPVENSLSHAAALARHGVPFELHVFPHGRHGMGLAVNEPGGRHAAADWARLCRNWLAGRGWLNGPG; encoded by the coding sequence ATGAACCTGCCGCAGGCCAAGGCACCCGCAGATGCGGCCCGGCACTTCACGGTGACCGGGTCCGGCGTCGTGCCTGAAGAAAGGCGGCAGGAGGGCAACCTCCGCCATGTCGAGGCATTCTGCCCGGCAAACCTTGCCGGGCGCCCCGTCTTCATGGTGCTCCCCGGCGGCGGCTACCGGCACCATGCCGACCACGAGGGCCGTGACGTGGCGGAGTGGCTGAACACGCTCGGCATCAACGCCGTCGTGTTGAAGTACAGCATCGCAGGCGATTCTCCCGTCGATGTGCTGCACCCGGCGCCGCTGCAGGACGCGCGCTCGGTCCTGGCCTGGCTGCGCGGCGGGGACTCCGGACTGGCCGTGGACAGCTCCCGGATCGGTGTTATCGGCTTCTCTGCCGGCGGCCACCTTGCCGCCACGATTTCGACGGGCGCCGATGCCGGCCCGGCCGCCGCCCGCCCCGACTTGGCGGTGCTCTGCTATCCGGTGGTTTCCATGGTGTCGCACACCCACGAAGGCTCCGTTGCGGCACTGTTGGGTCCGGACGCGGCGCTCGACCGGCGGCGGGCGCTGTCCGCGGAACATGCCGTGGACGGCGCGACCCCGCCAACATTTCTCTGGCACACCGCCGACGACGGAGCCGTCCCCGTGGAAAACTCGCTGTCCCACGCAGCGGCCCTGGCCCGCCACGGCGTGCCGTTCGAGCTGCACGTCTTCCCCCACGGCAGGCACGGCATGGGCCTGGCCGTCAATGAACCCGGCGGCCGACACGCGGCCGCCGACTGGGCCCGGCTGTGCCGGAACTGGCTGGCCGGCCGGGGCTGGCTGAACGGCCCGGGCTGA
- a CDS encoding ABC transporter substrate-binding protein, whose protein sequence is MKSTINRRQFGQLLLGTAAVGLFATACGAEPGTSADGSTTLSFAWWGNDFLNAQTNEVTAAFEAENSTVTIHPRPGEWGSYWDKLATVTAGKDSPDVIQMDQKYIAEYGGRGALMDLSTLGVDTSKIDKEALATGQYSGKQYGFSTGQNALVVMANTAVFKEAGVELPDDLTWTWDDYTKLAATISGAGKGTLYGASYGNNESSLIIWLGQHGEQLYTADGELGFKEETAAKFWEQLKLQRDNGASPPASIQSEDSSASLENSLFGTNRLAMGWSWTNQLASLESATGSEVKMLRAPSLDGSAADNGMYFKPTMYWSVSSQSKNPEAAGKFVDYLLNNVDAGKILMTDRGIPTNSEVLAAITPALKPADTAVVKFLADIKPDINQAPPIPPVGASGIQEAIIRATTDVLFDRLTPEQAAAAFTTEAQAMLDSARK, encoded by the coding sequence ATGAAATCCACAATCAACCGACGCCAGTTCGGGCAGCTCCTGTTGGGCACCGCTGCGGTGGGCCTGTTTGCAACGGCCTGCGGGGCCGAACCGGGCACATCGGCCGACGGCAGCACCACGCTGTCCTTCGCATGGTGGGGCAACGACTTTCTCAACGCACAGACCAACGAGGTGACAGCCGCCTTTGAAGCGGAAAACTCCACCGTCACCATCCACCCGCGCCCCGGAGAATGGGGCAGCTATTGGGACAAGCTCGCAACAGTCACTGCCGGCAAGGATTCCCCCGACGTCATCCAGATGGACCAAAAGTACATTGCAGAATACGGCGGCCGCGGCGCCCTCATGGACCTGTCCACCCTGGGTGTGGACACCTCCAAGATCGACAAGGAGGCACTGGCCACGGGACAGTACTCCGGCAAGCAGTACGGATTCAGCACGGGCCAAAACGCACTGGTGGTCATGGCCAACACCGCCGTGTTCAAGGAGGCCGGGGTGGAACTGCCCGACGACCTGACCTGGACCTGGGACGACTACACGAAACTCGCCGCCACAATCTCCGGGGCCGGCAAGGGAACGCTTTACGGGGCGTCGTACGGAAACAATGAGTCGAGCCTCATCATCTGGCTGGGCCAGCACGGCGAGCAGCTCTACACCGCGGACGGGGAGCTTGGCTTCAAGGAGGAGACGGCGGCAAAGTTCTGGGAACAACTCAAGCTCCAGCGCGACAACGGCGCCAGCCCGCCGGCCAGCATCCAAAGCGAGGATTCCTCGGCCAGCCTGGAAAACAGCCTCTTCGGCACCAACCGGCTGGCCATGGGGTGGAGCTGGACCAATCAGCTGGCCTCACTGGAAAGTGCCACGGGCAGTGAAGTCAAGATGCTGCGCGCACCGAGCCTCGACGGCTCCGCCGCGGACAACGGCATGTACTTCAAGCCCACCATGTACTGGTCCGTCTCTTCCCAGTCCAAGAACCCGGAGGCGGCCGGAAAGTTCGTGGACTACCTGCTGAACAACGTCGACGCCGGAAAGATCCTCATGACCGACCGCGGCATCCCCACCAACAGCGAGGTGCTGGCCGCCATCACACCGGCCCTGAAGCCCGCGGACACTGCCGTGGTGAAATTCCTGGCGGACATCAAGCCCGACATCAACCAGGCACCGCCCATCCCGCCCGTGGGTGCCAGCGGCATCCAGGAAGCAATCATCCGCGCCACAACGGACGTGCTCTTTGACAGGCTCACACCGGAGCAGGCAGCCGCGGCATTCACCACCGAAGCCCAGGCCATGCTGGATTCCGCCCGGAAGTAG
- a CDS encoding L-talarate/galactarate dehydratase produces MSLLTPPRTQPSSTLTGSRIEWIRLSSVALPLAVPVSDAKVFTGRQKPMTEVIFLFTELRTADGTEGIGFSYSKRAGGPGQFAHAREIAGELLGEDANDIQRLWTKLAWAGASVGRSGLATQAIASMDIALWDVKAKRANLPLAKLLGAHRDSVRCYNTSGGFLHTPLEQVLDNADATVANGIGGIKIKVGHPDAAVDLARVAAVHERLGGSVPLMVDANQQWDRTTATHMGRILEQYNLAWIEEPLDAYDAVGHADLAAALDTPIATGEMLASVAEHWELIRHKSADIIQPDAPRIGGITQFLKLAALADHAGLDLAPHFAMEIHLHLAAAYPREPWVEHFDWLEPLFNERLETRDGRMLVPDRPGLGITLTEQARAWTVATAEFGGPGRS; encoded by the coding sequence ATGTCACTGCTCACCCCACCACGCACACAACCCTCCAGCACCTTGACCGGCAGTCGGATTGAATGGATCAGGCTGTCCTCAGTGGCCCTGCCGCTGGCAGTCCCCGTCAGCGACGCCAAGGTCTTCACCGGCCGGCAGAAGCCCATGACCGAGGTCATTTTCCTGTTCACCGAACTGCGCACCGCAGACGGTACGGAAGGAATCGGATTCAGCTACTCAAAACGCGCCGGCGGCCCCGGCCAATTTGCCCATGCACGGGAGATTGCCGGAGAGCTTCTGGGCGAGGACGCCAACGACATCCAGCGACTTTGGACGAAGCTGGCCTGGGCCGGCGCCTCGGTCGGCAGGTCCGGGCTGGCCACCCAGGCCATCGCATCCATGGACATCGCCCTGTGGGACGTGAAAGCCAAGCGCGCCAACCTCCCCCTCGCCAAGCTGCTGGGCGCCCACCGGGATTCCGTGCGCTGCTACAACACCTCCGGCGGATTCCTGCACACCCCGCTGGAACAGGTGCTGGACAATGCCGACGCCACGGTGGCCAACGGAATCGGCGGCATCAAGATCAAGGTGGGCCACCCCGACGCAGCCGTGGACCTGGCCCGAGTTGCCGCCGTCCACGAGCGGCTGGGCGGGTCCGTCCCGCTCATGGTCGACGCCAACCAGCAATGGGACAGGACCACCGCAACGCACATGGGCCGGATCCTGGAACAGTACAACCTCGCCTGGATCGAGGAGCCCCTGGACGCCTATGACGCCGTGGGCCACGCCGATCTGGCAGCCGCCCTCGACACCCCGATTGCAACGGGTGAAATGCTGGCCAGCGTGGCCGAGCACTGGGAACTGATCCGGCACAAGTCAGCCGACATCATCCAGCCGGACGCCCCGCGGATTGGCGGCATCACCCAATTCCTGAAACTCGCAGCCCTGGCCGACCACGCCGGACTCGACCTGGCCCCGCACTTTGCCATGGAGATCCACCTCCACCTTGCCGCCGCATACCCGCGCGAACCCTGGGTGGAGCACTTCGACTGGCTCGAACCGTTGTTCAACGAGCGGCTCGAGACCAGGGACGGACGCATGCTCGTCCCCGACCGTCCGGGACTGGGCATCACGCTCACCGAACAAGCCCGCGCCTGGACCGTGGCCACCGCAGAATTCGGCGGGCCGGGCCGCTCCTGA